The following are encoded together in the Montipora capricornis isolate CH-2021 chromosome 5, ASM3666992v2, whole genome shotgun sequence genome:
- the LOC138048766 gene encoding uncharacterized protein: protein MADRVMALSYLRELLLNIIREIRGGGLDPNTVDALHFRLDWLHGLIARLVHLYGIDEQIVNLIRGARDCLFASQDIFGVSSPATAFTGQRGRPRYSIPRDQLDFLIGRSFSVVDIATLLGVSVRTVERRLFQFGLSVRLTYSNIDNGELDQLIQNILAEFPNTGYRRMTGFLRSRGLRMQQCRIREAMRRVNPAGVLLRSLELRTIHRRRYQVYGPLALWHIDGNHKLIRWRFVIHGGIDGFSRMIVFLQCSTNNRASTVCRLFQNAVQTYGLPSRVRSDKGRENCDVAWFMLSHPLRGPNRGSHIDGRSVHNQRIERLWRDLYTGCTYVFHQLFCHMEECSLLDPSNEVHIFALHFVYLPRINRHLRIFSSGHNNGPISTERNMTPVQLWVNGLMQIQGSNHRVVQELRQRADIEDYGID from the exons atggcggatagAGTGATGGCGTTAAGTTACTTGCGAGAGCTTTTACTTAATATCATTCGGGAAATTAGAGGAGGAGGCCTTGACCCAAATACAGTGGATGCCTTACACTTTAGGCTGGATTGGCTGCATGGTTTAATAGCTCGTCTTGTTCATTTGTATGGAATCGATGAGCAAATTGTGAACCTAATTAGGGGTGCACGGGATTGCCTTTTTGCAAGTCAGgatatttttggtgtttcatcACCAGCTACTGCCTTTACTGGACAACGTGGACGTCCAAGATATTCAATTCCCAGAGATCAGCTCGATTTTCTAATCGGCAGATCCTTTTCTGTCGTCGATATTGCAACTTTGCTAGGTGTCAGTGTTCGGACTGTTGAAAGACGCTTGTTCCAATTTGGGTTGAGTGTGAGATTAACATACTCAAACATAGACAACGGAGAACTCGACCAGCTGATTCAAAACATCCTAGCAGAGTTCCCTAACACCGGGTACAGGCGAATGACTGGATTTCTGAGGAGTAGAGGTTTGAGAATGCAACAGTGCAGAATAAGAGAAGCAATGCGGAGGGTCAATCCAGCTGGGGTCCTTCTACGGTCACTCGAGCTTAGGACGATACACCGACGACGGTACCAAGTATATGGACCACTTGCGTTGTGGCATATAGATGGTAATCATAAGCTAATAAG GTGGAGATTTGTAATACATGGAGGAATCGATGGTTTCAGCAGAATGATTGTGTTTTTGCAATGTAGCACAAACAACCGTGCTTCCACTGTGTGCAGACTATTTCAAAATGCAGTGCAGACTTACGGGCTGCCTTCAAGGGTCAGATCTGATAAAGGTAGAGAGAACTGTGATGTTGCATGGTTCATGCTTTCGCATCCTTTAAGAGGACCAAACCGAGGAAGTCACATTGATGGCAGAAGTGTGCACAACCAGCGTATTGAGCGACTGTGGCGAGATTTGTATACTGGGTGCACATATGTTTTTCACCAGTTATTTTGCCATATGGAGGAGTGCTCACTTTTAGATCCTTCCAATGAAGTTCATATATTTGCATTACATTTTGTCTACTTGCCAAGAATCAACAGGCACCTAAGAATATTTTCCTCAGGGCACAACAATGGACCCATTAGCACAGAAAGAAATATGACACCTGTGCAGTTGTGGGTCAATGGTTTGATGCAAATACAAGGATCAAATCACAGAGTAGTACAGGAGCTGCGCCAAAGA GCGGACATTGAAGATTATGGCATTGATTGA
- the LOC138050155 gene encoding uncharacterized protein, producing the protein MADREPTTNNFSRAINLLRQATEILSSSELSENENNSSSSIPARPSSSSAQSQNTIPPIPTPDRDAAVMADFRNLFSPYAATTSSSLSRVQKSSRPPKRGSRPSPYFRPKETWTHDFFCLASPQQDQVPVKSQKLELQTAGLGRKKVVVGNKDQAIEVSKKLEAAYPKLKAGGGFEILRSGIGSSLAFVSPPATGYSVPYLRDQAGLGQALAYIRPLQVELDISPVSTDMASTAQENSSVPQVNCTICGLQLKVTEVRSHQQSCNREEVNAEVDATTAQRTTFEMSDSPGLNDAALVELSALFPDISGNVINNTLTASGGNASVAASRLIHWPASTSMANQTSDDQCNNASDDELLLPTFGVDKPKDPIVTYRQQTLNENAPPLRIYVNRMNEEFSADVLAIYKKPNPGLNSTLRVKFENEVAVGKGPVREFFSTLMAFLHDGFPLDGEGLGKLTQVFEGEEYHKLPIPNALLRNAGFYTSVGRMIAHSFLHGGPPLFGLSAAVVQFWCQNSINAVTIDDVPDYDLREALKELSNMDNDKEPSDELKVFLLPYRDEAAVLQVPLTGKQKHFALQQLLVYNVIEKRHQELTDLASGMNELGLIEYLKVHDSMATAVFPRQAEAVIDKMEVRSRISLENDKHPQGQVILHFLYQFLDEISQNAEAGAGLRDLMAFWTGWEMLPPHGEKLWVQLDDQGTQTSLAESKACFNRLIVNSSHTDYATLKSSLSKALKYGSRGYYSL; encoded by the exons ATGGCTGATCGGGAGCCTACAACAAACAATTTCTCCCGTGCAATAAATCTCCTTCGACAGGCAACGGAAATTTTATCATCAAGCGaattaagtgaaaatgaaaataattcgtCGTCATCAATACCGGCTAGACCTTCAAGCAGCAGTGCACAGTCTCAAAATACCATTCCTCCCATTCCTACACCAGACCGCGACGCGGCAGTAATGGCAGATTTCAGAAACCTTTTCTCGCCATATGCGGCAACTACAAGTTCATCACTTTCTCGTGTACAGAAATCCTCACGGCCACCAAAGCGGGGAAGCCGGCCAAGTCCTTACTTTAGACCCAAAGAGACATGGACACACGATTTTTTTTGTCTAGCCAGTCCTCAACAGGATCAAGTGCCTGTCAAGTCTCAAAAACTTGAATTGCAAACCGCAGGCTTAGGCAGAAAAAAGGTGGTTGTTGGTAACAAAGACCAGGCAATAGAGGTCAGCAAGAAGTTGGAAGCTGCATACCCTAAGCTTAAAGCTGGCGGTGGATTTGAAATATTGAGGAGTGGAATTGGTAGCAGTCTAGCCTTTGTATCACCACCAGCAACAGGATACTCTGTACCTTACCTAAGGGATCAGGCGGGTCTTGGACAAGCCCTGGCCTATATACGGCCATTGCAAGTGGAATTAGATATTTCCCCAGTTTCAACTGATATG GCTTCTACagcacaagaaaattcaagTGTCCCTCAAGTGAACTGTACAATATGTGGGTTGCAGCTCAAGGTGACTGAAGTCAGGTCCCATCAGCAGTCATGCAACAGAGAGGAAGTCAATGCTGAAGTAGATGCCACTACAGCACAGAGAACTACCTTTGAAATGTCCGATTCTCCTGGG CTGAATGATGCTGCTTTGGTAGAATTGAGTGCTCTTTTTCCTGACATAAGTGGCAATGTAATTAACAACACACTGACTGCAAGTGGAGGGAATGCAAGTGTGGCTGCTTCTAGACTCATCCATTGGCCTG CAAGTACCAGTATGGCAAATCAAACCAGTGATGATCAATGCAATAATGCAAGTGATGATGAACTTCTGCTACCCACCTTTGGTGTGGATAAACCAAAGGATCCTATTGTTACGTACAGGCAGCAGACTCTAAATGAGAACGCCCCCCCATTGAGAATATACGTTAATCGCATGAACGAGGAGTTCTCAGCTGATGTCCTGGCCATCTATAAGAAACCAAATCCAGGGCTTAACTCAACATTGAGGGTGAAATTCGAGAATGAAGTAGCAGTAGGGAAAGGTCCAGTGAGAGAGTTCTTCAGTACACTCATGGCATTTCTTCATGATGGCTTTCCACTTGATGGAGAGGGGCTGGGAAAACTGACACAAGTATTTGAAGGTGAGGAATACCACAAACTTCCTATCCCCAATGCTCTCCTTCGCAATGCAGGATTTTATACAAGTGTTGGCAGAATGATCGCCCACTCCTTCCTACATGGAGGTCCTCCCTTATTTGGACTCTCGGCAGCAGTTGTTCAGTTCTGGTGTCAAAATAGTATCAATGCAGTAACCATAGATGATGTACCAGACTATGACCTAAGGGAAGCCTTAAAGGAG TTATCCAATATGGACAATGATAAAGAACCATCAGATGAGCTAAAAGTCTTCTTGCTGCCATATCGGGATGAAGCTGCTGTGCTTCAAGTACCATTAACAGGGAAACAAAAACACTTTGCTCTACAACAGTTACTCGTGTATAATGTCATTGAAAAACGGCATCAAGAACTGACTGACTTGGCTTCTGGTATGAATGAACTTGGCCTTATAGAGTACTTAAAGGTCCATGACTCAATGGCAACAGCTGTCTTTCCGCGGCAAGCTGAGGCAGTTATTGACAAGATGGAGGTCAGGAGTAGGATCAGTCTTGAAAATGACAAACACCCTCAAGGCCAAGTTATTTTGCATTTCCTCTATCAGTTTCTTGATGAAATCAGCCAAAACGCAGAAG CTGGGGCAGGTCTGCGTGACCTAATGGCCTTCTGGACAGGATGGGAAATGTTGCCACCCCATGGAGAGAAACTGTGGGTACAACTAGATGACCAGGGTACACAAACAAGCCTTGCTGAAAGTAAAGCCTGTTTCAACAGGCTTATCGTTAATTCTTCTCACACAGATTATGCGACTCTGAAGAGTTCCTTGTCAAAAGCCTTAAAGTATGGATCAAGAGGATATTACTCACTCTAA